TGTAGGTCGTCGATCGAGGTCTTCACCTCGATCGGGAGGCCGACGCTGCGGGCCGTCGAGAACACGTCCACCGCGAACGCCTCGGGCGTAGGCCGTGCGAGCGCGGGCTGGGCGCACTCGGCGCGCGTCGGGGCGCACTTGGCGCAGAGGTGGCAGGTCGCGAACACGAGGACGAACGCCCGCTCGTACCCGGCGAGGAACACGTCGCGCTCGAGCGCGAGGAGGTCGCGCGTCTGCTCCATCGACCACCTGCGGCGCTCGATCTTGTCCGCGCACCGCGTCTCGAAATGGAGCAACGCGCCGAGCTCGTACCCGTCGAAGAACGCGCGGCACTCGGCCACGCTCGGCACGTTCGGCGGGCAGCACGCGCCCTTCGCGTAGCCGCCGCAGCCGAACCGGCACTTCATCCGCACCCACTCGGCGACGGCGATCCTCTTCGGATCGAGCCAGCGGGAGTCCGCGACGCCCCGCGCGGCGAGGAGCCCGCCGACGAGCTTTCGGTCCTTGGCGAAGGTCGGTTTCGTCATGCCGCGATGATGCGCCGCTTCGGCCGCGGCGTCCACGGGTTCGGCCTCGCGGATCTACGAGCCGAACGCCTTCGCGGCTTCCAACGACATGTTCCGCGACAGAGCCCGCCCCCTCAGGCTTTCCCTCGTTTCCAACGGGGCTTCTCCGAGGAAAGCCTCCGCCGCGCGGCGATGAGGCTCCTGGCGCAGGTGGATCCGCCGCATTTGTGGGAAAGAAAGAGAGAAAAAGAGGGGTCAAACCTTATCACTTGTCACTTGGCGCTGGCCGTGTTAGTCAAAAAAGAGGGGTCAAACCTTATCACTTGTCACTTGGCGCTGGCCGTGTTAGCGGTTCCCCATGGCGCGCAAACCGCGGCTCGACTTCCCGGGAGCCTGGCACCACGTGATGCACCGCGGCGCGCGACGGGCGCCGA
This window of the Pseudomonadota bacterium genome carries:
- a CDS encoding DUF2284 domain-containing protein produces the protein MTKPTFAKDRKLVGGLLAARGVADSRWLDPKRIAVAEWVRMKCRFGCGGYAKGACCPPNVPSVAECRAFFDGYELGALLHFETRCADKIERRRWSMEQTRDLLALERDVFLAGYERAFVLVFATCHLCAKCAPTRAECAQPALARPTPEAFAVDVFSTARSVGLPIEVKTSIDDLQNRYAILLVR